One genomic window of Moorella glycerini includes the following:
- the tuf gene encoding elongation factor Tu — protein sequence MAKQKFERKKPHVNVGTIGHVDHGKTTLTAAITFCLAKAGGAVPTAYDQIDKAPEERERGITIATAHVEYETEKRHYAHVDCPGHADYVKNMITGAAQMDGAILVVSAADGPMPQTREHILLARQVGVPYIVVFMNKVDQVDDPELLELVEMEVRELLSEYEFPGDEIPIIKGSALKAMECGCGKRECEWCSKIWELMDAVDSYVPTPERDVDKPFLMPIEDVFTITGRGTVTTGRVERGKVKVGDEVEIIGLRDQVRKTVVTGVEMFRKILDEAVAGDNIGTLLRGVERKEVERGMVLAKPGSIKPHTKFNAEVYVLTKEEGGRHTPFFNGYRPQFYFRTTDVTGVVKLPEGVEMVMPGDNIRMTIELITPIAIEEGLRFAIREGGRTVGAGVVTGIIE from the coding sequence ATGGCCAAACAAAAATTTGAACGCAAGAAACCCCACGTCAACGTAGGAACCATCGGTCACGTTGACCACGGCAAGACGACGCTGACGGCAGCCATCACCTTCTGCCTGGCCAAAGCCGGGGGGGCCGTACCCACGGCCTACGACCAGATCGACAAGGCACCGGAAGAGCGGGAACGAGGCATCACCATAGCCACGGCCCACGTGGAGTACGAGACAGAAAAGCGGCATTACGCCCACGTCGACTGCCCGGGGCATGCCGACTATGTCAAGAACATGATCACCGGTGCGGCCCAGATGGACGGGGCCATCCTGGTAGTATCGGCAGCCGACGGCCCCATGCCCCAGACGCGGGAACATATACTTTTAGCGCGGCAGGTAGGGGTACCTTACATTGTCGTTTTCATGAACAAAGTGGACCAGGTAGACGACCCCGAGCTGTTAGAGCTGGTAGAGATGGAAGTGCGGGAACTGTTAAGCGAATACGAATTCCCGGGTGACGAGATACCCATCATCAAAGGCAGCGCGCTGAAAGCCATGGAATGCGGCTGCGGCAAGCGGGAATGCGAATGGTGCAGCAAGATCTGGGAACTGATGGACGCGGTAGACAGCTACGTGCCAACCCCCGAACGGGACGTCGACAAACCCTTCCTGATGCCCATCGAAGACGTGTTCACCATTACCGGCCGGGGCACGGTGACCACCGGCAGGGTAGAGCGGGGCAAAGTGAAGGTAGGGGATGAAGTAGAGATTATAGGCTTAAGGGACCAGGTACGGAAGACGGTAGTGACGGGGGTAGAGATGTTCAGGAAGATCCTGGACGAAGCGGTAGCCGGGGACAACATCGGCACGCTTCTCAGGGGTGTAGAGCGCAAAGAAGTAGAACGGGGGATGGTGCTGGCCAAGCCGGGGTCCATCAAACCCCACACCAAATTTAACGCGGAAGTATACGTACTGACCAAAGAAGAAGGCGGGCGGCATACACCCTTTTTCAACGGTTACCGGCCGCAGTTCTACTTCCGGACGACGGACGTGACCGGGGTAGTGAAACTGCCCGAAGGGGTAGAGATGGTGATGCCCGGGGACAACATCCGCATGACCATCGAGCTCATTACCCCCATAGCCATTGAAGAAGGCTTACGGTTTGCCATCCGTGAAGGCGGCCGCACCGTGGGCGCCGGCGTCGTGACCGGGATTATCGAGTAA
- a CDS encoding SMR family transporter, whose protein sequence is MPVLVLILLSVFLGAGAQVLFKVGVLQLDSLKFNIPGITGLLFSPYILGGLVAFAASFLLWLKVLAEVPLSYAYPMVSLGYVFVFLLSWLYLGETLPALRVVGLALIIAGIFLIARS, encoded by the coding sequence ATGCCCGTTCTTGTATTAATCCTTTTGTCCGTCTTCCTGGGGGCCGGCGCCCAGGTATTATTTAAAGTAGGCGTCCTGCAGCTGGATAGCCTCAAGTTTAATATTCCGGGGATTACCGGCTTACTTTTCAGCCCTTACATCCTGGGAGGCCTGGTAGCCTTTGCCGCCAGTTTCCTCCTCTGGCTAAAAGTCCTGGCCGAAGTCCCTTTAAGTTATGCCTATCCCATGGTTAGCCTGGGTTATGTATTCGTCTTTTTGCTTTCCTGGCTGTACCTGGGAGAAACCTTGCCGGCCTTACGGGTCGTGGGGCTGGCCTTGATTATCGCCGGCATCTTCCTTATTGCCCGGAGCTAA
- a CDS encoding NUDIX hydrolase: MPDLYYENCPYKIEDIKAKVQQHKSGLLDARLYAQSAVLIPILKGDDGLLSLLFEVRSRNLKAQPGEICFPGGRLQPGDNSVKEAALRETCEELGLKPDAVEIWGGLDILVTPFQQVIYPFVGLLLEPQSIRPNPLEVEEVFTAPLDRLLSLTPEYHEITLQVQPPEDFPFHKIPHGRQYPWRRAIWPELFYEFEGRIIWGLTARLLQHFLAIL, encoded by the coding sequence ATGCCGGATTTGTATTATGAAAATTGCCCTTATAAAATTGAAGATATAAAAGCAAAGGTTCAACAGCATAAAAGCGGGCTCCTGGATGCCCGCCTGTATGCCCAGTCCGCCGTCCTTATACCCATTTTAAAGGGAGACGACGGCCTCCTCTCGTTACTTTTTGAAGTCCGTTCCCGGAACTTGAAGGCCCAGCCGGGCGAGATTTGTTTCCCCGGCGGGCGCCTTCAACCCGGCGACAATAGCGTGAAAGAAGCAGCCTTAAGGGAAACCTGTGAGGAACTGGGGCTTAAGCCGGATGCTGTTGAAATCTGGGGTGGCCTGGACATCCTGGTTACCCCCTTCCAGCAGGTCATCTACCCCTTTGTCGGCCTCTTGCTAGAGCCCCAAAGCATCAGGCCCAACCCCCTGGAGGTGGAGGAAGTCTTTACTGCACCGCTGGACCGGCTCCTCAGCCTTACCCCTGAATATCATGAAATTACCCTACAGGTGCAACCGCCCGAAGATTTTCCCTTCCATAAAATTCCCCATGGCCGGCAATACCCCTGGCGCCGGGCCATCTGGCCTGAGCTATTCTACGAGTTTGAAGGGCGTATTATCTGGGGTTTAACGGCACGGTTGCTACAACATTTTTTAGCAATATTGTAA